In the Lepus europaeus isolate LE1 chromosome 18, mLepTim1.pri, whole genome shotgun sequence genome, one interval contains:
- the KAT2A gene encoding histone acetyltransferase KAT2A isoform X1 has protein sequence MAEPSQAPAPVPAAQPRPLQSPAPTPTPTPTPSPASAPTPAPTPAPAPAPAAAPAGSTGTGGPGVGSGGTGSGGDPARPGLSQQQRASQRKAQVRGLPRAKKLEKLGVFSACKANETCKCNGWKNPKPPTAPRMDLQQPAANLSELCRSCEHPLADHVSHLENVSEDEINRLLGMVVDVENLFMSVHKEEDTDTKQVYFYLFKLLRKCILQMTRPVVEGSLGSPPFEKPNIEQGVLNFVQYKFSHLAPRERQTMFELSKMFLLCLNYWKLETPAQFRQRSQSEDVATYKVNYTRWLCYCHVPQSCDSLPRYETTHVFGRSLLRSIFTVTRRQLLEKFRVEKDKLVPEKRTLILTHFPKFLSMLEEEIYGANSPIWESGFTMPPSEGTQLGPRPATVSAAVVPSAPIFSPTMGGGSNSSLSLDSAGAEPMPAGEKRKLPENLTLEDAKRLRVMGDIPMELVNEVMLTITDPAAMLGPETSLLSANAARDETARLEERRGIIEFHVIGNSLTPKANRRVLLWLVGLQNVFSHQLPRMPKEYIARLVFDPKHKTLALIKDGRVIGGICFRMFPTQGFTEIVFCAVTSNEQVKGYGTHLMNHLKEYHIKHNILYFLTYADEYAIGYFKKQGFSKDIKVPKSRYLGYIKDYEGATLMECELNPRIPYTELSHIIKKQKEIIKKLIERKQAQIRKVYPGLSCFKEGVRQIPVESVPGIRETGWKPLGKEKGKELKDPDQLYTTLKNLLAQIKSHPSAWPFMEPVKKSEAPDYYEVIRFPIDLKTMTERLRSRYYVTRKLFVADLQRVIANCREYNPPDSEYCRCASALEKFFYFKLKEGGLIDK, from the exons ATGGCGGAACCTTCTCAGGCCCCGGCCCCAGTCCCGGCTGCGCAGCCCCGGCCCCTTCAGTCCCCAGCCCCTACCCCAACTCCTACTCCTACGCCCAGCCCTGCTTCAGCCCCGACTCCGGCTCCCACTCCGGCACCAGCCCCCGCCCCGGCTGCAGCCCCAGCCGGGAGCACAGGGACTGGAGGGCCCGGGGTAGGAAGTGGGGGAACCGGCAGCGGGGGGGATCCGGCGCGACCTGGCCTgagccagcagcagcgcgccagccagaGGAAGGCGCAAGTCCGGGGACTGCCGCGCGCCAAGAAGCTTGAGAAGCTAGGGGTCTTCTCCGCTTgcaag GCCAATGAAACCTGCAAATGTAATGGCTGGAAAAACCCCAAGCCCCCTACTGCTCCCCGCATGGACCTGCAGCAGCCCGCTGCCAACCTGAGCGAGCTGTGCCGCAGCTGTGAGCACCCCTTGG CTGACCACGTGTCCCACCTGGAGAATGTGTCAGAGGATGAGATTAACCGGCTGCTGGGGATGGTGGTGGATGTGGAGAACCTGTTCATGTCAGTGCACAAGGAGGAGGACACGGACACCAAGCAGGTCTATTTCTACCTCTTCAAG CTCCTGCGAAAATGCATCCTACAGATGACCCGGCCTGTGGTGGAGGGGTCCCTGGGCAGCCCCCCGTTTGAGAAGCCTAATATtgagcag ggtgtgctgaACTTCGTGCAGTACAAGTTTAGCCACCTGGCTCCCCGGGAGCGACAGACCATGTTCGAACTCTCCAAGATGTTCCTGCTTTGCCTTAACTACTGGAAGCTGGAGACACCCGCCCAGTTCCGGCAAAGGTCCCAGTCAGAGGATGTGGCTACCTACAAAGTCAATTACACCAG gtgGCTGTGTTACTGCCACGTGCCCCAGAGCTGTGATAGCCTGCCTCGCTACGAGACCACTCATGTGTTCGGGCGAAGCCTCCTGCGGTCCATTTTCACCGTTACCCGGCGGCAGCTGCTGGAGAAGTTCCGAGTGGAGAAAGACAAGCTGGTGCCGGAGAAGAGGACCCTCATCCTCACCCACTTCCCCAA GTTCCTGTCCATGCTGGAGGAGGAGATCTATGGGGCCAACTCTCCCATCTGGGAGTCGGGCTTCACCATGCCGCCCTCAGAGGGGACGCAGCTGGGGCCCCGGCCGG CCACAGTCAGCGCCGCTGTGGTTCCCAGCGCCCCCATCTTCAGCCCCACCATGGGCGGGGGCAGCAACAGTTCCCTGAGTCTGGATTCTGCCGGGGCCGAGCCCATGCCAG CAGGTGAGAAGAGGAAGCTTCCAGAGAACCTGACCCTGGAGGACGCCAAGCGGCTCCGCGTGATGGGCGACATCCCCATGGAGCTGGTCAACGAGGTCATGCTGACCATCACCGACCCCGCCGCCATGCTGGGGCCCGAG ACGAGCCTGCTGTCTGCCAACGCGGCCCGGGACGAGACGGCACGCCTGGAAGAACGCCGCGGCATCATCGAGTTCCACGTCATCGGCAACTCACTGACACCCAAGGCCAACCGGCGGGTGCTGCTGTGGCTCGTGGGCCTGCAGAACGTCTTCTCCCACCAGCTGCCGCGCATGCCTAAGGAGTACATCGCCCGCCTGGTCTTTGACCC GAAGCACAAGACCCTGGCCTTGATCAAGGATGGGCGGGTCATCGGTGGGATCTGTTTCCGCATGTTCCCCACGCAGGGCTTCACAGAGATTGTCTTCTGCGCTGTGACCTCCAATGAGCAGGTCAAG GGCTATGGGACTCACCTGATGAACCACCTGAAGGAGTATCACATTAAACACAACATCCTGTACTTCCTCACCTACGCTGACGAGTATGCCATCGGCTACTTCAAAAAGCAG GGCTTCTCCAAGGATATCAAGGTGCCCAAGAGTCGCTACCTGGGCTACATCAAGGACTACGAGGGCGCGACACTGATGGAGTGTGAGCTGAACCCCCGGATCCCCTACACGGAGCTGTCGCACATCATCAAGAAGCAGAAAGAG ATCATCAAGAAGCTGATTGAGCGCAAACAGGCCCAGATCCGCAAGGTGTACCCCGGGCTCAGCTGCTTCAAGGAGGGCGTGAGGCAGATCCCCGTGGAGAGCGTCCCTGGCATCC GAGAGACTGGCTGGAAGCCGCTGGGGAAGGAGAAGGG GAAGGAGCTCAAGGACCctgaccagctctacacaacccTCAAAAACCTGCTGGCTCAGATCAAG TCGCACCCCAGTGCCTGGCCCTTCATGGAGCCCGTGAAGAAGTCGGAGGCCCCGGACTACTACGAGGTCATCCGCTTCCCCATCG ACCTGAAGACCATGACAGAGCGGCTGCGCAGCCGCTACTACGTGACCCGGAAGCTGTTTGTGGCTGACCTGCAGCGGGTCATCGCCAACTGCCGCGAGTACAACCCCCCAGACAGCGAGTACTGCCGCTGCGCCAGCGCGCTGGAGAAGTTTTTCTACTTCAAGCTCAAGGAGGGGGGCCTCATTGACAAGTAG
- the KAT2A gene encoding histone acetyltransferase KAT2A isoform X2 — MAEPSQAPAPVPAAQPRPLQSPAPTPTPTPTPSPASAPTPAPTPAPAPAPAAAPAGSTGTGGPGVGSGGTGSGGDPARPGLSQQQRASQRKAQVRGLPRAKKLEKLGVFSACKANETCKCNGWKNPKPPTAPRMDLQQPAANLSELCRSCEHPLADHVSHLENVSEDEINRLLGMVVDVENLFMSVHKEEDTDTKQVYFYLFKLLRKCILQMTRPVVEGSLGSPPFEKPNIEQGVLNFVQYKFSHLAPRERQTMFELSKMFLLCLNYWKLETPAQFRQRSQSEDVATYKVNYTRWLCYCHVPQSCDSLPRYETTHVFGRSLLRSIFTVTRRQLLEKFRVEKDKLVPEKRTLILTHFPKFLSMLEEEIYGANSPIWESGFTMPPSEGTQLGPRPATVSAAVVPSAPIFSPTMGGGSNSSLSLDSAGAEPMPGEKRKLPENLTLEDAKRLRVMGDIPMELVNEVMLTITDPAAMLGPETSLLSANAARDETARLEERRGIIEFHVIGNSLTPKANRRVLLWLVGLQNVFSHQLPRMPKEYIARLVFDPKHKTLALIKDGRVIGGICFRMFPTQGFTEIVFCAVTSNEQVKGYGTHLMNHLKEYHIKHNILYFLTYADEYAIGYFKKQGFSKDIKVPKSRYLGYIKDYEGATLMECELNPRIPYTELSHIIKKQKEIIKKLIERKQAQIRKVYPGLSCFKEGVRQIPVESVPGIRETGWKPLGKEKGKELKDPDQLYTTLKNLLAQIKSHPSAWPFMEPVKKSEAPDYYEVIRFPIDLKTMTERLRSRYYVTRKLFVADLQRVIANCREYNPPDSEYCRCASALEKFFYFKLKEGGLIDK, encoded by the exons ATGGCGGAACCTTCTCAGGCCCCGGCCCCAGTCCCGGCTGCGCAGCCCCGGCCCCTTCAGTCCCCAGCCCCTACCCCAACTCCTACTCCTACGCCCAGCCCTGCTTCAGCCCCGACTCCGGCTCCCACTCCGGCACCAGCCCCCGCCCCGGCTGCAGCCCCAGCCGGGAGCACAGGGACTGGAGGGCCCGGGGTAGGAAGTGGGGGAACCGGCAGCGGGGGGGATCCGGCGCGACCTGGCCTgagccagcagcagcgcgccagccagaGGAAGGCGCAAGTCCGGGGACTGCCGCGCGCCAAGAAGCTTGAGAAGCTAGGGGTCTTCTCCGCTTgcaag GCCAATGAAACCTGCAAATGTAATGGCTGGAAAAACCCCAAGCCCCCTACTGCTCCCCGCATGGACCTGCAGCAGCCCGCTGCCAACCTGAGCGAGCTGTGCCGCAGCTGTGAGCACCCCTTGG CTGACCACGTGTCCCACCTGGAGAATGTGTCAGAGGATGAGATTAACCGGCTGCTGGGGATGGTGGTGGATGTGGAGAACCTGTTCATGTCAGTGCACAAGGAGGAGGACACGGACACCAAGCAGGTCTATTTCTACCTCTTCAAG CTCCTGCGAAAATGCATCCTACAGATGACCCGGCCTGTGGTGGAGGGGTCCCTGGGCAGCCCCCCGTTTGAGAAGCCTAATATtgagcag ggtgtgctgaACTTCGTGCAGTACAAGTTTAGCCACCTGGCTCCCCGGGAGCGACAGACCATGTTCGAACTCTCCAAGATGTTCCTGCTTTGCCTTAACTACTGGAAGCTGGAGACACCCGCCCAGTTCCGGCAAAGGTCCCAGTCAGAGGATGTGGCTACCTACAAAGTCAATTACACCAG gtgGCTGTGTTACTGCCACGTGCCCCAGAGCTGTGATAGCCTGCCTCGCTACGAGACCACTCATGTGTTCGGGCGAAGCCTCCTGCGGTCCATTTTCACCGTTACCCGGCGGCAGCTGCTGGAGAAGTTCCGAGTGGAGAAAGACAAGCTGGTGCCGGAGAAGAGGACCCTCATCCTCACCCACTTCCCCAA GTTCCTGTCCATGCTGGAGGAGGAGATCTATGGGGCCAACTCTCCCATCTGGGAGTCGGGCTTCACCATGCCGCCCTCAGAGGGGACGCAGCTGGGGCCCCGGCCGG CCACAGTCAGCGCCGCTGTGGTTCCCAGCGCCCCCATCTTCAGCCCCACCATGGGCGGGGGCAGCAACAGTTCCCTGAGTCTGGATTCTGCCGGGGCCGAGCCCATGCCAG GTGAGAAGAGGAAGCTTCCAGAGAACCTGACCCTGGAGGACGCCAAGCGGCTCCGCGTGATGGGCGACATCCCCATGGAGCTGGTCAACGAGGTCATGCTGACCATCACCGACCCCGCCGCCATGCTGGGGCCCGAG ACGAGCCTGCTGTCTGCCAACGCGGCCCGGGACGAGACGGCACGCCTGGAAGAACGCCGCGGCATCATCGAGTTCCACGTCATCGGCAACTCACTGACACCCAAGGCCAACCGGCGGGTGCTGCTGTGGCTCGTGGGCCTGCAGAACGTCTTCTCCCACCAGCTGCCGCGCATGCCTAAGGAGTACATCGCCCGCCTGGTCTTTGACCC GAAGCACAAGACCCTGGCCTTGATCAAGGATGGGCGGGTCATCGGTGGGATCTGTTTCCGCATGTTCCCCACGCAGGGCTTCACAGAGATTGTCTTCTGCGCTGTGACCTCCAATGAGCAGGTCAAG GGCTATGGGACTCACCTGATGAACCACCTGAAGGAGTATCACATTAAACACAACATCCTGTACTTCCTCACCTACGCTGACGAGTATGCCATCGGCTACTTCAAAAAGCAG GGCTTCTCCAAGGATATCAAGGTGCCCAAGAGTCGCTACCTGGGCTACATCAAGGACTACGAGGGCGCGACACTGATGGAGTGTGAGCTGAACCCCCGGATCCCCTACACGGAGCTGTCGCACATCATCAAGAAGCAGAAAGAG ATCATCAAGAAGCTGATTGAGCGCAAACAGGCCCAGATCCGCAAGGTGTACCCCGGGCTCAGCTGCTTCAAGGAGGGCGTGAGGCAGATCCCCGTGGAGAGCGTCCCTGGCATCC GAGAGACTGGCTGGAAGCCGCTGGGGAAGGAGAAGGG GAAGGAGCTCAAGGACCctgaccagctctacacaacccTCAAAAACCTGCTGGCTCAGATCAAG TCGCACCCCAGTGCCTGGCCCTTCATGGAGCCCGTGAAGAAGTCGGAGGCCCCGGACTACTACGAGGTCATCCGCTTCCCCATCG ACCTGAAGACCATGACAGAGCGGCTGCGCAGCCGCTACTACGTGACCCGGAAGCTGTTTGTGGCTGACCTGCAGCGGGTCATCGCCAACTGCCGCGAGTACAACCCCCCAGACAGCGAGTACTGCCGCTGCGCCAGCGCGCTGGAGAAGTTTTTCTACTTCAAGCTCAAGGAGGGGGGCCTCATTGACAAGTAG
- the RAB5C gene encoding ras-related protein Rab-5C, translating to MAGRGGAARPNGPAAGNKICQFKLVLLGESAVGKSSLVLRFVKGQFHEYQESTIGAAFLTQTVCLDDTTVKFEIWDTAGQERYHSLAPMYYRGAQAAIVVYDITNTDTFARAKNWVKELQRQASPNIVIALAGNKADLASKRAVEFQEAQAYADDNSLLFMETSAKTAMNVNEIFMAIAKKLPKNEPQNAAGAPGRNRGVDLQENNPASRSQCCSN from the exons ATGGCGGGTCGGGGAGGCGCAGCGCGACCCAATGGACCGGCCGCCGGGAACAAGATCTGTCAGTTCAAGCTGGTCCTGCTGGGGGAGTCTGCGGTGGGCAAGTCCAGCCTGGTCCTCCGCTTTGTCAAGGGGCAGTTTCACGAGTACCAGGAGAGCACAATTGGAG CGGCCTTCCTCACACAGACAGTCTGCTTGGACGACACAACGGTGAAGTTTGAGATTTGGGACACAGCGGGACAGGAGCGGTATCACAGCCTCGCTCCCATGTATTACCGGGGGGCCCAGGCTGCCATCGTGGTCTATGACATCACCAACACA GACACATTCGCACGGGCCAAGAACTGGGtgaaggagttacagaggcaggccAGCCCCAACATCGTCATCGCGCTCGCCGGCAACAAGGCGGACCTGGCCAGCAAGAGAGCCGTGGAATTCCAG GAAGCACAAGCGTATGCAGATGACAACAGTTTGCTGTTCATGGAGACATCAGCAAAGACCGCAATGAACGTGAATGAAATTTTCATGGCGATAG CTAAGAAGCTTCCCAAGAATGAGCCCCAGAATGCAGCTGGTGCTCCAGGCCGGAACCGGGGTGTGGACCTCCAGGAGAACAACCCAGCCAGCCGGAGCCAGTGCTGCAGCAACTGA
- the HSPB9 gene encoding heat shock protein beta-9, translating into MQRVGSSFSNGNRVASRSPSVALAERNQVATLPVQLLRDHPAAVQDHGHTADDFQMKMDAQGFAPEELVVQVAGQNLTVTGQRQWEYGNPGLGGYRMEQRVQRQMQLPPDLDPTAMTCCLTPSGQLWVRGQCGPLPPPEAQAGPSPRLRSRTSKKGSNSLTQ; encoded by the coding sequence ATGCAGCGGGTCGGCAGCAGTTTCTCCAACGGGAACCGGGTGGCGTCGCGGAGTCCCAGTGTGGCCCTCGCTGAACGCAATCAGGTGGCCACACTGCCGGTGCAGCTGCTGAGGGACCACCCGGCCGCTGTGCAGGACCATGGCCATACCGCAGACGACTTCCAAATGAAGATGGACGCGCAGGGCTTCGCCCCCGAGGAGCTGGTGGTGCAGGTGGCTGGGCAGAACCTGACGGTGACCGGCCAGCGGCAGTGGGAGTACGGCAACCCAGGACTGGGTGGTTACCGCATGGAGCAGAGGGTGCAGCGGCAAATGCAGCTACCGCCGGACCTAGATCCCAccgccatgacctgctgcctgaCGCCATCCGGCCAGCTGTGGGTCCGAGGCCAGTGCGGGCCACTGCCTCCCCCCGAAGCCCAAGCAGGACCATCCCCAAGACTCCGGAGCCGCACCTCTAAGAAGGGTTCCAACAGCCTGACCCAGTAA